The following are encoded together in the Parabacteroides chongii genome:
- a CDS encoding efflux RND transporter periplasmic adaptor subunit: MNGKLIPVFVLAALMSCSQPPVKEQGPRPVKLAEVTSLNVVEKSFSGVVSPDQFSDLAFKMSGPLISLNVEEGQKVRTGQVVAEIDPQDFKWDYEAKKASFQTAQAQLQRAERLLAKQAISQQEYESTKAAYSNAQAAFENSQNTLEQTKLRAPFDGFIQKKYVENYQKVQMGQGIVCLINPNKLQVQFTMPETNITYFSTPYTIYVEFDNYKGVRFKAKVKEYVEASPDGSGVPVFLYIDDPAFNLEKYKIAVGFSCRVILNIESQSFNEGAVLVPLSAVVADEVNSDNKFVFVYNPQTQKVERRKITEKELVGKDGVVVTDGLKAGERIVTAGVTRLVEGQQVKVLTD; this comes from the coding sequence ATGAATGGTAAATTAATTCCCGTTTTTGTGTTGGCAGCATTGATGTCTTGTAGTCAACCTCCGGTGAAAGAGCAGGGGCCTCGTCCGGTGAAGTTGGCGGAAGTAACATCTTTGAATGTTGTGGAAAAGTCGTTCAGCGGCGTTGTTTCGCCTGACCAGTTCAGCGACCTGGCGTTTAAGATGTCCGGACCACTTATTTCTTTGAACGTGGAAGAAGGGCAGAAGGTTCGTACCGGACAAGTAGTAGCAGAAATAGATCCACAGGATTTTAAGTGGGATTATGAAGCAAAGAAGGCTTCTTTCCAGACTGCACAGGCTCAGTTACAGCGTGCAGAAAGACTATTGGCAAAACAGGCCATCTCTCAACAGGAATATGAATCGACAAAGGCTGCCTATTCCAATGCGCAGGCTGCTTTCGAAAATTCACAGAATACTTTAGAGCAGACAAAGCTGAGAGCTCCTTTCGACGGATTCATCCAGAAGAAGTATGTAGAGAATTATCAGAAAGTCCAGATGGGACAGGGGATTGTATGCCTGATCAATCCGAATAAGTTACAGGTCCAGTTCACTATGCCTGAAACTAATATTACTTATTTTTCAACACCTTACACGATTTATGTAGAGTTTGACAATTACAAAGGTGTCCGTTTTAAAGCGAAAGTAAAGGAATATGTGGAAGCTTCTCCTGATGGTTCGGGGGTACCTGTATTTCTTTACATCGATGATCCGGCATTTAATTTGGAAAAGTATAAGATCGCTGTCGGCTTTTCTTGTCGTGTGATTCTGAATATCGAAAGCCAAAGTTTCAATGAAGGAGCGGTATTGGTTCCTTTATCTGCTGTAGTAGCCGACGAAGTAAACAGTGATAATAAATTTGTATTTGTATATAATCCGCAGACGCAGAAAGTAGAGCGCCGTAAAATCACAGAAAAAGAACTGGTGGGAAAAGACGGTGTTGTTGTTACAGATGGTTTGAAAGCCGGTGAACGGATCGTTACTGCCGGAGTAACCCGCCTGGTAGAAGGACAACAAGTAAAAGTATTAACAGATTAA
- a CDS encoding efflux RND transporter permease subunit has product MNIPKYSLENSKIIYFFLAVMLIGGIYSFFKLPKKEDAPFVIKQAVLVTQYPGATPFEVEKLITEPIEREIQSMSDVFQIKSESYFGMSKISIELQPTLDPDYMPVKWDELRRKVNNIQPRLPSGASSISVSDDFGDVFGIYYALTADDGYTYDELRDWAQKIKTELSPVPGVQKVYLFGEQTQVINVKISVPKLANLGIDPNSIQQVLQTQNLLVNTGEINTGEYDLRVRAEGTYKDIQDIRDQLIVTKSGGEVRLGDIAVVERGYMDPPSNLMRVDGKRAIGIGVATGAKDDVVAVGNDVASHLDEMQELFPVGMDLKTIYPENKIADEANNGFILNLIESLLIVIVVIFLVMGSRAGMLVGSSLLFSVGGTLLLMLIWGVGLNRTSLAAFIIAMGMLVDNAIVVTDNAQVGIKRGLSRYQALIEGATKPQWALLGATFIAVCSFLPMYLAPASVAEIVKPLFIVLAVSLGLSWVLALTQTTTFGNFILKEAKPGESQDPYDTKLYHKFENVLGRLIKRRYITITSVVAMLFLSLFIMAIMPQSFFPIMNKPYFRADLIFPEGYSIRDVERNVKSIEEYLSKNENIKSYSFTLGGSPVRYYLASSSVGPKPNFANVLIETKNAEDAQAEEGKFYDYMVANYPSILTRSALFALSPVPDAAIEIGFIGDNVDTLAALTEQVKEIARKYDQVMEVRDSWGNKVPVWKPLYSQEKGLRLGITRQQVAYSLRSATNGVPLGEYREGDVFMPILLKDADKDSISLNDLKSLPVYSAKGRSVKVEQVIDDFSLDYDYAVVKRFNRQPYMMMQCEPKRGANTMAAFSHLWEEVQQQVKVPEGYKLQYFGEQNEQDKGNKAIAANIPLMFGLIYVTLLFLFPKYYRKPVLIMAMLPLIFIGVVLGLLVFGKSLDFFAMLGLLGLIGMNIKNAIVLVDEIGLQMNSGLEPVKAVVEATKTRIVPVTMASGTTILGMLPLLGDAMFAGMAATIMGGLFVSTILTIFVLPVTYCIFFKIKSE; this is encoded by the coding sequence ATGAATATTCCAAAATATTCTTTAGAGAATAGTAAGATCATATACTTCTTCTTGGCTGTCATGCTGATAGGTGGTATATATTCTTTCTTCAAATTACCGAAAAAGGAAGATGCCCCCTTTGTAATCAAACAGGCTGTGTTGGTTACGCAATATCCGGGAGCAACACCTTTTGAAGTGGAAAAGCTGATCACAGAACCCATCGAAAGGGAAATCCAGTCGATGTCTGATGTGTTTCAGATCAAGTCGGAATCCTATTTCGGGATGTCTAAGATTTCTATTGAACTGCAACCCACTTTGGATCCGGATTATATGCCTGTCAAGTGGGATGAACTTCGCCGTAAAGTAAATAACATACAGCCGCGCCTTCCGAGCGGAGCGTCCTCTATTTCTGTGAGCGATGACTTTGGTGATGTATTCGGTATTTACTATGCACTGACAGCCGATGACGGTTATACATATGATGAACTGAGAGACTGGGCACAGAAGATCAAAACAGAACTGTCTCCTGTTCCGGGGGTTCAGAAAGTCTATCTGTTCGGTGAGCAGACACAGGTGATAAATGTAAAGATTTCTGTTCCTAAGCTGGCAAACCTCGGGATCGATCCTAACTCGATCCAGCAAGTGTTACAGACACAGAATCTGCTGGTGAATACGGGAGAGATCAATACCGGTGAATATGATCTGCGTGTCAGGGCTGAAGGTACTTATAAAGATATTCAGGACATCCGTGATCAGCTGATTGTCACAAAAAGCGGAGGTGAAGTCCGGCTGGGTGATATTGCTGTTGTTGAACGGGGATATATGGATCCTCCGTCGAATCTAATGCGTGTGGACGGTAAACGTGCGATCGGTATCGGTGTGGCTACCGGTGCGAAAGACGATGTGGTGGCTGTCGGTAATGATGTTGCCAGTCATCTGGATGAAATGCAGGAACTCTTTCCTGTCGGGATGGATTTGAAAACGATCTATCCGGAAAATAAGATTGCCGATGAAGCGAACAATGGTTTTATCCTGAATCTGATCGAATCTTTACTGATTGTAATTGTAGTCATCTTCCTGGTGATGGGGTCGCGTGCCGGTATGCTGGTAGGTAGCTCGCTTCTGTTCTCCGTTGGTGGTACATTATTATTAATGTTGATCTGGGGAGTCGGTCTGAACCGAACATCATTGGCGGCATTTATCATTGCAATGGGTATGTTGGTGGATAATGCGATCGTGGTAACGGATAATGCACAGGTAGGTATCAAGCGCGGTTTATCTCGTTACCAGGCATTGATAGAGGGAGCTACCAAGCCTCAGTGGGCATTGTTGGGAGCAACCTTTATTGCGGTCTGTTCATTCTTGCCTATGTACCTGGCTCCGGCATCAGTAGCCGAGATCGTTAAACCATTGTTTATTGTGCTGGCCGTTTCGCTGGGATTAAGCTGGGTGCTGGCTTTGACTCAGACGACTACGTTCGGTAACTTTATTCTGAAAGAAGCCAAGCCGGGAGAATCACAGGATCCGTACGATACAAAGTTGTATCATAAATTTGAAAATGTTCTCGGACGACTGATCAAGCGTAGATATATTACAATTACTTCTGTCGTTGCGATGTTGTTCCTGTCTCTGTTTATCATGGCAATTATGCCACAAAGTTTCTTTCCGATCATGAACAAACCTTATTTCCGTGCCGATCTTATCTTCCCGGAAGGCTATAGTATCCGTGATGTGGAACGGAATGTAAAATCGATAGAAGAGTATCTGAGCAAGAATGAAAATATCAAATCATATTCGTTTACACTGGGAGGTTCTCCGGTTCGTTACTATCTGGCAAGTTCGTCGGTGGGACCGAAGCCTAACTTTGCCAATGTGCTGATCGAGACTAAGAATGCAGAAGATGCACAGGCAGAAGAAGGTAAATTCTACGATTATATGGTTGCCAATTATCCGAGTATCCTGACTCGTTCAGCCTTGTTTGCATTGTCTCCTGTGCCTGATGCAGCCATAGAGATTGGTTTTATCGGGGATAATGTGGATACGCTGGCGGCATTGACAGAACAGGTGAAGGAGATTGCCAGGAAGTATGATCAGGTGATGGAAGTTCGTGACAGCTGGGGTAACAAGGTGCCGGTATGGAAACCTTTATATTCGCAGGAAAAGGGATTACGTTTGGGTATTACCCGTCAGCAGGTTGCTTATTCATTGCGTTCGGCAACGAATGGTGTACCTTTGGGTGAATACCGTGAAGGGGATGTTTTCATGCCTATCTTGTTGAAAGATGCAGATAAAGATTCGATCAGCCTGAACGATTTGAAGAGTTTGCCTGTTTATAGTGCCAAAGGACGTTCTGTAAAGGTGGAACAGGTGATCGATGATTTCTCATTGGATTATGATTATGCAGTGGTGAAGCGTTTTAATCGTCAGCCTTATATGATGATGCAGTGCGAGCCGAAGCGTGGTGCTAATACCATGGCTGCTTTCAGCCATCTGTGGGAGGAAGTACAGCAGCAGGTCAAGGTACCGGAAGGTTACAAGCTTCAGTATTTTGGTGAACAGAATGAACAGGATAAAGGTAATAAGGCGATTGCTGCCAATATTCCTTTGATGTTTGGTTTGATTTACGTGACATTGTTGTTCCTGTTCCCGAAATATTACCGGAAACCGGTTTTGATTATGGCTATGTTGCCGCTTATTTTTATCGGTGTTGTACTGGGATTGCTGGTGTTCGGAAAATCGCTCGACTTCTTTGCTATGCTGGGATTGCTGGGACTGATCGGTATGAATATCAAGAATGCAATTGTGCTTGTCGATGAGATCGGGTTACAGATGAATAGTGGTCTGGAGCCGGTCAAAGCTGTGGTAGAAGCAACTAAAACACGTATTGTCCCTGTAACAATGGCTTCGGGTACGACCATTTTGGGTATGCTTCCTTTGTTGGGAGATGCGATGTTTGCCGGCATGGCTGCAACGATTATGGGGGGGCTGTTCGTTTCAACAATCCTGACCATCTTCGTGCTTCCGGTCACCTATTGTATATTCTTTAAGATTAAATCTGAATAA
- a CDS encoding TolC family protein, whose protein sequence is MKSKLIIGCMLLGALAAKAQVQPISATEYKEKVLEYSRQIKQSSEERIAMQHAIKAAKTAFFPAVDFSGSYQYRINKYELGMGEGIPGIEMDHNTYSLGATVSQPIYAGGQIYNNYKAAEIQGQIADEAEELTTDNIVYAADMNYWSVAARKGMYDVMTQYVDIVQELANVLTLRFQDGQISKTDLLQVQARLKEAELNKSSAYEDYQIALQNLNVLMGVPPMEPITIADSITMVLPLPIQVGESAALENRPDYLISKLNIEYQKRQINLSKAKYNPTLSVGFQGSWGTSMLNVKGSDNLWTPAVFASLKIPLFRWGARFKEVNSQKAILRSKEYAMDNTRDQITQEVANAWTSLTENTKQINVAEEACKIAEENLDLNTFSYNEGKLPIVDVLSAQLSWIQSYSSLIQTWYQQKASLAQYNKAIGIRRMQ, encoded by the coding sequence ATGAAAAGTAAACTGATAATAGGTTGTATGTTATTGGGTGCCCTGGCTGCAAAAGCACAGGTGCAGCCCATCTCGGCAACCGAATATAAAGAAAAAGTACTGGAATACAGTCGCCAGATCAAGCAGAGTTCGGAAGAACGGATAGCTATGCAGCATGCTATAAAGGCAGCTAAAACGGCATTCTTTCCGGCTGTGGATTTTTCCGGTAGTTACCAATATCGTATAAACAAGTATGAATTGGGGATGGGGGAAGGTATCCCTGGTATCGAAATGGATCATAATACCTATAGCCTGGGAGCTACGGTGAGCCAGCCTATCTATGCCGGCGGACAGATCTATAACAACTATAAAGCTGCAGAGATACAGGGACAGATTGCTGATGAGGCGGAAGAACTGACGACTGACAATATTGTCTATGCTGCCGATATGAACTATTGGTCTGTGGCAGCCCGCAAAGGTATGTATGATGTCATGACACAATATGTTGATATTGTACAGGAGCTGGCAAATGTGTTGACTCTCCGTTTTCAGGATGGACAAATCAGTAAAACGGACCTGTTACAGGTCCAGGCACGTTTGAAAGAAGCCGAACTGAATAAAAGTTCGGCTTATGAGGATTACCAGATCGCACTGCAGAACCTGAATGTCCTGATGGGTGTTCCCCCTATGGAGCCGATCACGATTGCCGATTCTATTACAATGGTTCTGCCGTTGCCCATACAGGTTGGTGAATCTGCAGCTTTGGAAAATCGTCCTGATTATCTGATCTCTAAACTGAATATCGAATATCAGAAAAGGCAGATCAATCTTTCAAAGGCTAAATATAATCCGACTTTGTCGGTCGGTTTTCAGGGATCATGGGGAACTTCCATGCTGAATGTGAAAGGTTCCGATAATTTGTGGACACCGGCTGTCTTTGCTTCTTTGAAAATTCCATTGTTCCGTTGGGGAGCACGTTTTAAGGAAGTAAATTCACAGAAGGCTATTCTTCGGAGCAAAGAGTATGCAATGGATAATACGCGCGACCAGATTACACAGGAGGTTGCCAACGCCTGGACGAGCCTGACGGAAAATACCAAACAGATCAACGTAGCCGAAGAGGCTTGTAAGATCGCTGAAGAGAATCTCGATTTGAATACTTTCAGTTATAACGAAGGTAAGCTTCCGATTGTCGACGTGCTTTCCGCCCAGCTTTCCTGGATACAATCTTATAGCAGTCTGATACAGACTTGGTATCAACAAAAAGCTTCCCTGGCACAATACAATAAAGCTATTGGCATTCGCCGCATGCAATAA
- a CDS encoding hybrid sensor histidine kinase/response regulator gives MDNLAAGYTVLIVDDVPTNVMLVQAILKKEGYRLLTCDSGTKALRLAHDKHPNLILLDIMMPEMDGYEVLQHLKSNPDTNDIPVIIMSALSDMQSIVKGYQLGATEYVTKPFQREELVKRVAHRFELFSIKQIKQELENTIESRDTLYSVIAHDLRSPLGSLKMMNNAILMMVDKDQVSPEVFEMLQMMNKTSEEIFLLLDNLLKWAKNRLKKQNVYKQETDINSLVSSTAEIYIPMATQKGLTIQLQNMDKELSGFVDIDMIKTVIRNLISNAIKFSFEGGTISIASKIEGDFVVISVKDSGKGIKKEDQDKLLKQNTHFTSYGTNNEKGSGLGLMLCKDFVEQHDGDLWFESEEGKGSTFFVSLKALS, from the coding sequence ATGGATAATTTAGCAGCAGGATATACAGTATTGATCGTTGACGATGTTCCAACCAACGTCATGTTAGTACAAGCTATATTAAAAAAAGAAGGTTACAGGTTACTCACTTGTGACAGCGGTACCAAGGCTCTCCGCCTGGCACATGACAAGCACCCTAATCTCATACTATTAGATATAATGATGCCGGAGATGGATGGATACGAAGTTTTACAACATCTGAAAAGTAATCCGGACACGAACGATATACCTGTTATTATCATGTCTGCTCTAAGTGATATGCAGAGTATAGTAAAAGGTTACCAACTGGGAGCTACGGAATATGTCACGAAACCTTTCCAAAGAGAGGAATTGGTCAAACGTGTAGCACACCGTTTCGAATTATTCAGCATTAAACAAATCAAGCAGGAACTGGAAAACACAATCGAATCGAGAGACACCCTGTATTCTGTTATTGCCCATGACTTACGCTCGCCTCTTGGCTCTTTAAAAATGATGAACAACGCCATTCTTATGATGGTGGATAAAGACCAGGTTAGCCCCGAAGTTTTTGAAATGCTTCAGATGATGAATAAAACATCAGAAGAGATATTCCTGTTGCTGGATAACTTACTTAAATGGGCAAAAAACCGTTTAAAGAAGCAGAACGTATACAAACAGGAAACCGATATCAACAGTTTGGTTTCAAGCACCGCTGAAATATATATCCCTATGGCAACCCAAAAGGGGTTGACTATCCAGTTACAAAATATGGATAAAGAATTATCCGGTTTTGTCGATATAGACATGATTAAAACAGTCATCAGAAATCTTATTTCAAATGCCATCAAGTTTAGTTTTGAAGGTGGAACGATCTCGATCGCTTCCAAGATAGAAGGTGATTTTGTCGTTATCAGCGTGAAAGATTCAGGTAAGGGTATAAAGAAAGAAGACCAGGATAAGCTGTTAAAGCAAAATACCCACTTCACCTCCTACGGAACAAATAATGAAAAAGGTTCCGGACTGGGATTGATGCTTTGTAAAGACTTTGTCGAACAGCATGACGGAGACCTTTGGTTCGAATCGGAAGAAGGTAAGGGGTCCACATTCTTCGTTTCGCTGAAAGCCCTGAGTTAA
- a CDS encoding glycosyltransferase family 2 protein yields the protein MDHLYIIIEYLFWIGLFLIFYTYLGYGILLYIMVRIKELFSKPAHPLLPDPLPDVTLFIAAYNEEDIVASKMDNCHALAYPKDKLKIVWVTDGSNDRTNELLEQYPDVTVLFQPERKGKTAALNRGIQYITTPYVIFTDANTMLNKEAIHEIVRQFSNPKVGCVAGEKRVETKTAQGATAGEGIYWKYESALKALDFRLYSAVGAAGELFAVRTELFEQMPSDTLLDDFILSLRIAQKGYKIAYCKEAYATETASLNMKEEEKRKIRIAAGGLQSVWRLRSLFNIFRYGILSFQFVSHRVLRWTITPIILFLLIPLNIFLACKGEFTYILLLLLQVAFYMMAYAGYIMEQKNVRNKLFFIPYYFSFMNINVIRGFFYLAGNKGNGAWAKAKRSQ from the coding sequence ATGGACCATTTATATATTATCATTGAATACTTATTCTGGATAGGACTATTCCTCATTTTTTATACATATCTTGGATATGGAATACTATTATATATAATGGTACGAATAAAAGAATTATTTTCTAAACCTGCCCATCCTCTATTACCGGATCCGCTCCCTGATGTAACCCTCTTCATCGCAGCATATAATGAAGAAGATATTGTTGCGTCCAAGATGGATAATTGTCATGCCCTCGCGTATCCCAAAGACAAACTGAAAATTGTTTGGGTTACAGACGGTTCGAATGACCGGACTAATGAACTTTTGGAGCAATATCCGGATGTTACCGTACTTTTCCAGCCGGAACGCAAAGGAAAAACGGCAGCTCTGAACCGGGGCATACAATATATAACGACACCCTATGTTATTTTCACTGATGCGAATACGATGCTTAATAAGGAAGCTATACATGAAATTGTCCGCCAATTCTCCAACCCGAAAGTAGGATGTGTGGCCGGTGAAAAAAGAGTAGAAACAAAAACAGCACAAGGAGCAACTGCCGGGGAAGGCATTTACTGGAAATACGAATCTGCTTTAAAAGCATTGGATTTCCGATTATATTCAGCTGTAGGAGCAGCTGGTGAATTATTTGCCGTACGGACTGAACTATTTGAACAAATGCCTTCCGATACCCTCCTCGACGATTTCATCTTATCGCTCCGTATCGCACAGAAAGGATATAAGATAGCCTACTGCAAAGAAGCTTACGCAACCGAAACAGCCTCCCTTAATATGAAAGAAGAAGAAAAACGCAAGATACGCATTGCCGCCGGAGGTTTACAGTCCGTTTGGCGCCTGCGTAGTCTGTTTAATATATTCCGCTACGGAATACTTAGCTTTCAGTTCGTGAGCCACCGTGTTCTGCGATGGACGATTACACCTATAATATTATTCTTATTAATACCATTAAATATATTTTTAGCGTGTAAGGGAGAATTTACATATATATTATTGCTACTTTTACAAGTCGCCTTTTATATGATGGCCTACGCCGGTTATATAATGGAACAGAAAAATGTACGAAACAAGTTGTTTTTTATCCCCTATTACTTTTCCTTCATGAACATTAATGTGATCAGAGGATTTTTCTATTTAGCTGGAAATAAAGGGAATGGGGCCTGGGCAAAAGCAAAAAGAAGCCAGTAG
- a CDS encoding glycosyltransferase, with product MTFLYWVEIVLFVCFLINIVYLLFFSIASLNKGKQLHNFSFKDHKRIAILIPAYKEDQVIVECVHSCMQQVYPKDKYDIVVISDRMEEETNISLSALPIKLVKVFFKNSTKAKALNFAMEQIGDSYDIAVVLDADNVIYPDFLNKMDEIFSNPHVQIVQAHRKAKNLNTNLSVLDAVSEEINNSIFRLGHARVGLSAALIGSGMAFGYSLFKEIMLTIDAVGGFDRALELSLIKEGKRIYYLPEVDVLDEKVQSHANFSNQRRRWLSAQIHYLGKFIGDVPAALLKGNWDFCDKVFQQMSIPRILLVGITFIIAFGLSIIQWNISIKWWVIFWVLVFSLLISIPKELFNKKLLVALFELPYSFLLMCLNLFRLKGANKKFIHTKHGTE from the coding sequence ATGACATTTTTATATTGGGTTGAAATTGTTTTATTTGTTTGTTTCCTTATTAATATCGTTTATTTGCTATTTTTTTCCATAGCATCATTAAATAAGGGTAAGCAATTGCATAATTTTTCTTTTAAGGATCATAAGCGAATAGCGATCTTAATACCTGCTTATAAGGAAGATCAGGTCATTGTAGAGTGTGTGCATTCGTGTATGCAACAGGTCTATCCCAAAGATAAATATGATATTGTTGTTATTTCTGACCGGATGGAGGAAGAAACCAACATTTCCCTATCAGCTTTGCCGATAAAGCTTGTAAAAGTTTTTTTTAAGAATAGCACAAAGGCGAAAGCATTGAATTTTGCGATGGAGCAAATCGGTGATTCCTATGATATTGCCGTTGTTTTGGATGCGGACAATGTGATATATCCTGATTTTCTGAATAAAATGGATGAAATTTTTTCCAATCCGCATGTTCAGATTGTACAAGCGCACCGCAAAGCGAAAAATCTAAATACTAATTTATCCGTGCTGGATGCTGTGAGCGAAGAGATTAATAATAGCATATTCCGGTTAGGACATGCGAGGGTCGGTTTGTCTGCTGCATTGATCGGTTCGGGAATGGCTTTCGGTTATTCTTTATTTAAAGAAATAATGTTGACAATAGATGCGGTCGGAGGTTTTGACCGGGCTTTGGAACTCTCACTGATAAAAGAAGGAAAACGGATCTATTATTTGCCTGAGGTAGATGTGCTGGATGAAAAAGTTCAGAGCCATGCCAATTTTTCAAACCAACGGCGCAGATGGCTTTCTGCTCAGATTCATTATTTAGGCAAATTTATAGGAGATGTACCTGCCGCTTTATTGAAAGGTAACTGGGATTTTTGTGATAAGGTTTTCCAGCAGATGAGCATTCCCAGGATATTATTGGTTGGAATTACTTTTATTATCGCTTTTGGATTGTCCATAATTCAATGGAACATTTCGATAAAATGGTGGGTAATCTTTTGGGTATTAGTATTTTCATTATTAATCTCCATTCCTAAAGAGTTATTTAACAAAAAATTGTTGGTTGCGTTGTTCGAGTTGCCTTATTCTTT